The genomic stretch CGTACGAGCCTCAGTGCTTGGTTTCGCTCTTGTGTTCGGGCTTGCCCTTGCGTTTGGTCGAGGCCATCTCGTCGAGCTCTTTTTCGCTCATCGACTCGTACATCGACTTCGACGCGCCTCTCAGCTCCGATTTCTTGGTGTCGCCACGCTTGGCTGAGAGCGCCGCGCCGGCGGCCTTCTGCTGGGCTTGGGATTTGGCAGGCATTCTAACCTCCTTCGGGTCGAATGCAGACTCAACGATCCTTCGGCGGCTCTGTTCCCCTGTCGATCTTGTCGTTGTGGACGCTGACCACGTGGTGTGAGAACGCCCTGAGCGCCGCCAGTACGATCACCGCGAACACCGCCACGACGGCGGCAATCAGATAGTAGCCCAGTGCCGCGGTGACACCGACGGCCCCGGCGAGCCACATCCCTGCGCCGGTCGTCAGCCCCTGCACGCTGCCGCGCTGCTGGAAGATCGCGCCGGCGCCCAGGAAGGCGATGCCCGCCGTCACCGCCTCGATAGCGCGGATCGGATCGGGGTTGTTGCTGCCGCCCTCCAGCGCCTCGTGATAGATTTCGAAGGCGAGCGTGGTGAACAGGGCAGCCGCCAAGGCCACGAGGATATGGGTGCGGAGCCCGGCGGTGCCGGCCTGGGCGCCCCGCTCCCAGCCGATCAAGCCGCCGAGTGCGGCGGCAATCAGCAGTCGAATGAGGATGATGTGCTGCGGGGTATGGGTCGGCTCGTAGCCGAAGCTGGTGACGAGATCCATTGGCGGAACCCTGTTGACGCTCCGCTCTCAACGGTCGGCGCCTCGCCCAGTTCCCCTCAGCTCACATAGCTGCCCTTGCCCTCGCGCATCAGCCGGCGCGGGCCGCTGCCCTCCTCCGCCAGATGGTCGTTGAGGTTCATCAGCGGGCAGCTGCTGGTCGAGAGGCAGCCGCAGCCGATGCAGCCGTTGAGCTCGTCGCGCATGCGCGTCATCAGTGTGATTCTGCGGTCGAGCTTGTCGTGCCAGAGCTCTGACATCAAACGCCAATCCGCCGCCGACGGCGTGTGTCCCGCCGGCACGTGCGCCAGCGCCTCGGCCACCTCGGCCAGCGGGAT from Devosia sp. A16 encodes the following:
- a CDS encoding DUF3008 family protein, which produces MPAKSQAQQKAAGAALSAKRGDTKKSELRGASKSMYESMSEKELDEMASTKRKGKPEHKSETKH
- a CDS encoding MgtC/SapB family protein; the encoded protein is MDLVTSFGYEPTHTPQHIILIRLLIAAALGGLIGWERGAQAGTAGLRTHILVALAAALFTTLAFEIYHEALEGGSNNPDPIRAIEAVTAGIAFLGAGAIFQQRGSVQGLTTGAGMWLAGAVGVTAALGYYLIAAVVAVFAVIVLAALRAFSHHVVSVHNDKIDRGTEPPKDR
- the soxR gene encoding redox-sensitive transcriptional activator SoxR codes for the protein MAMSRELSVGQVAERSGFAVSALHFYEKKGLIRSHRTAGNQRRYDRDVLRRLAIVRMGTELGIPLAEVAEALAHVPAGHTPSAADWRLMSELWHDKLDRRITLMTRMRDELNGCIGCGCLSTSSCPLMNLNDHLAEEGSGPRRLMREGKGSYVS